Below is a genomic region from Nilaparvata lugens isolate BPH chromosome 3, ASM1435652v1, whole genome shotgun sequence.
TGTAACGCAATTTTTGACCACCCGATTTGctagaaacttgaaattttcatgaTAGGTCAGAACACGATGATAATCCATccgttatatttttcaaaattgactcactccttcatcTTTCTTACCAACTTGATTCCATGTAAAGATAGTGAACTAGtattaagaaaaataaaattcactctttcaaagtaaaaataaagtatttaaaatcaattttgaacagTTGGGATATTTATTCCATAATCTAGATGAAGTGAATGGGACGATACACCATAGAAATGAATGGCTAATATTATTAGCATAAATGAAATATGAAGTTCTCATGTGAATTCCCAATTCTTAGCTCAGTCTCTCGATATTGTTCCagatcatcatcttcacttcaaggATCAGGTTTATCAATATTAACCTTTTCCGGTACCCATCTTTCTCGGCCTTCCTACATATCTTTTTAAAGTGGGTCTATAGTTTTGAACTCCAATTGTCATTtttccaggtggcattctattcaaataaatgcACTAGTTGCGTCTACTTCGTAGAATTCTTTCATGGAGAGGAGCAACCGATAAAACCTTTCTTACATCAGTATTTCTGATTTTATCAAttctagtgcagccaaataaaCTCCTTTGAAATCACATTTCTGCAGAATGAATTCGACTGTCCATGTTCCGTATGtcaattctcacttccataaAGTAGAGTCGGAACAGCAATAGTACTATAGAATTTCATTTTCGTTTCTTGCCTTGTTTATTTTCGAGGAATCTCAAAAATACGATTCTTTTTAGAAATCTTGAATCTCGAATCTTGAGGTTTCTATAGATAGTGCCACATATTTTTGggaatttctatatttttgtacACATCGATATCTATATCGTATGTTACGTCATTACAAAGATAGTTGAAATTTTTACTTGTTTTAGAAATCTTTCTAGATTATAAAGATTATTATCACTGTGACTATTTCTCTCATGTCACCCATCATCATTGAACTGTATCGATCTTTTATCTCTCCCATTTTATCCTTTCCGTTCTACTCACCATCATCTTCCTCCTTTTTTCAACCTCCGTTAATCTCTTTACTTCACTGTCAGATTCTTGACTATGGAATAGAAAATATGGATTGGATTGTGTATTATAAAAACACAAACATTTTTGTCTTAAATCTGTTATATTGTATCATCTCTATTCGTATTTATTTCTGAGTAATTTTtgaatcatcaatttttaagaaactttttatcaatattttattattattattattattattattgcggGTGATGCTGCCCATATGAGggtttttgcttgtgcgtgggtaatgggaagtgtAAGGGtggttaaataataataatacataatgaTTTCTCATTAATCTCATAATGATTTATGAGATGATCTTAATAAACTATGATTTATGAGATGATCTCAAGATGAACTGTTTTCCAATTGATTCTGTGTCTGTTTCACATGCTACACATACCAATTTTATCAACTTATCATCTATTTGTAGAAAATTTCCTccaaaaaattattgtattgaatatGTGTCATTTGTTTCACAGTTCACACATGTCATCATTCTTGAAGTCTATCACATATTTGTAGAAACTTTTCTCTCAATAgatattgtattaataataaatgaattaatcttAATTCAATAACATAATTGATGTATTAATGATGTGTAATTTGTTTGCCAGGCCACCAATGGGTCCGCAACAACCTCGGAGTGGAGCCGAAATCGGGCTGGTCGATAGACCCGTTCGGCCACGGGTCAACGGTGCCCTACCTGCTGAAGGCGTCGGGTGTGAACGGGGGCACTGTCATCCAACGGGTGCACTACGCCTGGAAGCAGTGGCTCGCAGAACAGCAGATGGGCGACTTCATCTGGCGGCAGACCTGGGACAACCAGGGGCTCACAGACATCCTCACTCACAACCAACCCTTCGATATCTACTCCATCAAACACTCCTGTGGCCCACACCCTCAAGTCTGCCTCAACTTCGATTTCCGGAAGATCGCCGGGGAGTACACGGAGTACTCCCTACGTGCCGTTCCTATCGATGACGAAAACGTGAAACAGAAAGCTGAGTTGCTTTTGGAACAGTACGGGAGAACTGGGTCACTGTTCGAACACAATGTCGTGATGATGCCGTTGGGAGACGACTTCCGATACGATCACGACATTGAGTGGGACCAGCAGTACCGCAACTACAAACGCTTGTTCGACTACATCAACAAACACAAAGATGTGTACAACGCTGAGGTACAGTTCGGCACCCCCCACGACTACTTCCAAGCCGTCAAAGACCGTATGAAACAGTTCAAAGTACTGAGCGGCGACTTTTTCGTGTACAGTGACATATTCTCCGAAGGACGCCCCGCCTACTGGAGTGGGTACTTCACGACCCGTCCCTACTGGAAAATACTCGATCGTGAACTAGAAGCTAACCTACGCTCAGCTGAAATCCTCTACACTTTCGCTCTAAATCGTGCGCGTCGTCTGGCGTACAACAGCACCGTCAAAGTTTTGGAGCGCGATTATGAGAAGTTGTCAAGAGCCAGACAGAACCTCGCGCTGTTCCAACATCACGACGCCATCACGGGGACATCAAAAGCGTACGTCATGCATGATTACGCTTTGAAGATCTTTGAAAGCATTCAAGAAATGCTGTTCGTTCAAGGGTTTGCTGCTCAAAGTTTGTTAACCAAACCGGAAGTTGGGAGTGAGCCGATTGTTTATCCTTCCAGTCGATTCATAGTTCCTGATATTGATCGAGAATCCTACGAGAAACCTCCTCGCAAAGTTCCTCTCACTGTCAAAAAGAATGAGCCTAGAAAAGTAATACTCTTCAATTCTCTAGCACAGTACAGACAAGATATCATCAAAGTGAAGGTGACATCTCCCAAGGTGAGAGTTCTAGACTCGGAAGGTAAACCAGTTGTGTTTCAAGTTAGTCCAGTTTGGGAGAAAATGGAACCCACCAGTAGTAGAGACAACAACAACAATAGAATGAGATCGCAAGGAGAGCCTTCTCAAACAACTCCCTCTCTAAAAATATCCAACAATAAGTTCGAATTGATGTTTGTTGCGGATTTAGCTCCTCTTTCATTGAATATCTACACGATTGAGCATAATCAGGGTAAAAACTTTGAGTCGAGAGCTGTGGTTTATTGTAAAGACTGTAAGAAACACACAGAGTTCAATGTGAAGAACACACAGCCAGGCGATATTCAACTGGAGAACCACGATTTGAAACTGTTGATTGACGGGAGGTCCGGTTTTCTAAGAGCAGTCACACATAAGGCAACTGGGAAAACTACACAGTGTTCTATACAATTTGCTGCCTATCCTTCAGCTCAGTTTCATAGCGGAGCGTATTTATTTATGCCGGATCCCAACTCTCGTGAAACAGAGAAGGAGATATTGGACGAGTATCCTAATCAGAGGATATTCATCACATCGGGGCCGGTTTCATCAGAGTTGACAGTGATCTATGGGAACTTGTTGATGCATTCTATAAGGATTTACCATACACAGGGCCCGTACAACCAGGGCATACAGATTGAGAATGTGATCGACTTTGAAGCGCCGCCGAAAAACCGGGAAACTGAGTTGTTTATGAGGGTGGTGAGTGATATCAGTAACGGGGATCCACCTGAGTTTTACTCGGATCTGAACGGGTTCCAGATGCAAAGGCGGATGAAGGTGGAGAGGATTGGGATAGAGGGGAATTATTTCCCGATTACGACCGCGGCGTATATTCAGGATGCTACAAGGAGGTTGACTTTGTTAGTGAACCATGCACAGGGAGCATCCTCCTGGCAGCCAGGTTGGTTAGAGGTGATGTTGGACAGGAGGACTCTGTACGATGATTCAAGGGGGATGGGAGAGGGGGTTGTCGATAATAAAAGGACAACCTCCAAGTTTTGGTTGTTGTTGGAGGATGCCTGGGAGACATCCGAGTATTCAAAACCTAGTTTGTTGAGTAATCATCTGTCGGCTTCGCTCCTGTATCCGCCAGGGTTGTTTGTGGTTGAGGAACCTCCAGGTGACGACGAGATGACACCTCATAGACGCCGACCGACGCTGAGGAACAACGTGCACCTGGTGTCACGACCGCTACCGTGCGACGTGCACCTACTCACCCTCCGCACCGTATCTGATCAAACCTTCACCCAGTTCCCCTCCAACTCGGCCCTCATGGTGCTGCATCGACAGGGCTTCGCTTGCAACGTACCCTCCTCCCTCCCAAAGTGCTCCATTTCCTCCGGTAATCGGACTGCCTTCCATACGAGGACGTTCTTTTTCGACCTCAAATTCGAGTCGATTGTGCAGACCACGCTGACTGGTTTGCGACAAATCTCGCGACAGTTGAGCTTCGACGATGTGCACCTTTCGCCCATGAACCTGCTCACGCTCAACGTTACCTTTAGTCCTTGAAGCTATTCACCCGACTAACCCAGTGACTGTGATTCGAATAGTGAAGATTGGCACGTGGAGTGATCTACACATGTAAAGTAACGTTATGTGTTGTTGTGAAGGTGATCTTGTagtagatatccatattgaattaaaacgacttgatattatcaataccactaatttattagaacagttCGAGATACTAGTTCCGATTGCTACAACTATGTTCcgttttgatttgatttgttacaccattatctcTATAAATCTCCATTAATGTAATCAATCTCCAGTAAACTCTACCAAACTATAAGTTTACTGGAGATTGATAATAGTATAACGTCTTCTAAAAATAATATTCGTCCACTTTaggttgaattttgttttatttttgacgATTTGCTTAGTTGTATTGTACGGATTAAAATGCAATGAagatgttttttattttctattttaactCTACTCAACTATCTGTGTAttggagattgataatggtgtagccTAGCAACCGAAAccagtatctcaaattgtttcaacAAACTAGCGGTTTTGACAATACCAAGTAGTTTTTATTAAAATGTGAATTACAACAATTATATTAAAGATTGGCGAGTTGTACAGAGAGATACTTGTAATATATAGCTTGTAAGACAATGGTGACTGACAATTTCTTTCCAAGAATGAGACCGCAAAAGTTCCAATATGATCCCGTTTTCCATTCCAACAATCATTCTGTTCCAGAACTCTCTATAATCTTCATAAATCTTGTGTAAATTAGACTATCTCACAAATAACAAtcctttttcattattttaccaagtgtaaaggtgcgtacagatatacgcgccgcgtacatgagcaattcacttttaatcacctgactatatctgtatttttacagaaaaggtaagatacagatataaaaagcttggcatcagctgatttaaagtgaattgctcatgttcgcggcgcgtatatctgtacgcaccttaatattctAATGTGTCttattaaatgtattaaatgTGTCTGTATTAAATGTTCATGATACATTCGTTGTGTGGAAATGATGATGAATCATgcactatttttttttcttttttcaaaagaATTACTTTTTGTCTAGGGGTTCAGTGTACAGTGATTTGTCCATCAGTAATACTCAGATCatagaaatgattgataaaGGTCCACCCGGCACAACATGAAACCgctcctttcccaaatttagttGCTCCCaaagttaataaaatataatgtttcACAGAGTACGTTGTCAGAGATTATTATTTGGTTGATACTCTTCATCAATATAAGTTCCCTcattttcagtccaaaatatatagaaaatagaaattctGATGGATTAGATACtgaattgaatagaaatttcaaacaaataaacagaacAAACAAGAGATGTTCACTATGAACAAAGATGTTGTGGAATtcctccatattaaggtgaaatgaaagaAATATTGTCAGTTTCAGATAATTATAGATATACATAACATTATTTCACCTGAACAAACAAATTTAATTCACTTgaacaatactatattatttatttgaactcgaaaattttgaaataaaacagtgtttttccagcgaaattgaaaaaatcctaGCTCTGGCTTGGATGAGAACTAAAATTGAAACCATACCTTGTACCTACTAAGTAAGCCTGAATGGGCCACTGAGAAGTAAACATAGTGCACTACTTACTGATTTACGATAACGAGGCCGAAACTACAGCCATTAGCCGCAATGAAGCtacaatttcaaattaaacttGCTTCATCCAACACACAAATGCGATAGTGCGCTTAGGCTAGATTGCCCCTCTGGTTAAAACTAATTGAAGAATGGTTATGCAAGTTGTTGTACCGAGATGGTTACGAGTTTCACCCCCTCCCTTCCTGGATTTCAACCCCTTCTTGTGTTTCCCCCTCCTCCCCAGGGTTTTACCCCCTCCCTCCCTAATTTTCACCTCCTGCCACCATGAGTTCCCCCTCCTTACATGGTCGGAGGAGTGGATATAAAGTCCAGGTGGTATAATGCTACACTGTAAAGGATGCCTGATACAACGGAAATGTGAATTAGCCGTGGAACTTCCTCAGCTGGAAGTAATTTAAATATTCTGCATACACTGTCCCCTTGGTTAACTACTCAGCTTCATTATCGTGGTGCGTCCCTTATTAACTTTAGTGCGGAAATACTGTTGGCCTGTTATATTAACAAGTTTTACGAAATTAGCGTAGCTAATTGAGTGATTAACACGGTAGTAGTTGTTCGGGAGTAAATTGTCTATGTGAAATATATTGGGACATTTAATTGAAAGAGCCTTTAggttattcaaatttcaattttatttgaaccGAAAAACTTCTATCAGATTTTTCAATCACGAGATTTTATCATTATCAATTGGATCCATGAATCCTTTTGAACCAGGATTCAAAAAAAGATCCTGTCAGTGCTGGAAAGTTGAATAGTGTCAATAATAAGTAAAggaaattgattcaattatgtGAGCaccttttgaaaatattttatagataaATAGGGAAAGAGTACCATATTAAATCAGTCCATAAATATCCTTGGATATTTTATCTGAAATCATGTATAGACATATTGGATGATAAGCTACTGGAAATTTTCAGAGTTGATttagataaattattcattattgtttattgaacaaaattgaCTTTTTACTGTTTTATCTGTTCTTCTTTCAGTACTTATTTGTTACCAAGTTGAAAACGtattgaaatcaaaattttatattttatggtGGATGTCAAATTCATGTGaacaatttgaaaacaaaaattaacaatatttaaacataaacagtaacatttttatcaaacattcaattattgtttggaCTTTGACCAACTTAATGCAGGAACAATATGAAAGATTAAACTGGTCAGTTCTTCTCGATTTGTGAGAttaaattctttgaaaaaattttgGGATTACTAACAATTGTCAGAAATTTGTGATCCTTTCGACTGTGTGTGTGTTCAATTAAATTGGCGAACATGCaaaatacttgtaaataatgtacattgtaAGAGAATACAGTTGATAGTccaatttgtaaataatttaaGACTagttatatatgaatatatattatatatattgatattgtaAGAATGATCTTTATATAATGGGGAAATTCAGAGAATACCAAATTTATGAGGTCGATTGTAACGACCCaatgattatttgaattttgttgttggttaaaaattttgtaaataaaatgttacaaaaattCATACTGCCTTTTTGAATTCGTATCCTCGTTGAAACTCCCAGGGTTCTTATAAAATCTCAGCTTGAGATCcaaaaaataattgtagatCATTATCAATTTTGGGTTACCCTCTGTGAGTATTTAGATTGTAATAGTAAAGTAACATACTAATGGTTGTCTGTGACACACCGTGCTCAGCTGTAATTTGATTTCATCCACTAGTACAATCTCCATTTATATTGCGTTGTTGGACTTCTTTATTCAGATTGCATTACTGCAGAAACCACAGTCTGTTACATTGAAACATAGAAACcctgtaaaacagctgatccaTCTATAGTGAATTTCAcgttttaattgaccgagcgaagtgaggtctaagattcaagtcgacggtttggcatttctcttaatgtttatatgttgtgcatttacggcgaaacgcggtaatagattttcatgtaatttgacaggtatgttccttttttaattgcgcgtcaacgtatatacaaggtttttgaaatttttgcatttcaaggataatataaaaggaaaaaggagcctccttcatacgccaat
It encodes:
- the LOC111049528 gene encoding alpha-mannosidase 2 — encoded protein: MLRRGSGRLVAAGALLLTVVVCVYFTGLGSSGGLDQPPPDAGGVAAPYRSTSVVSDEAAPAVSEGSVATPAAEQRCLAEPDFTVARDVCPYIHTAAADVKTIEQFNKFDFQPYWMKSREYWDNKFEDRYKRKKQEWPKLPLKVIVVPHSHNDPGWLKTYESYYHYQTRNILNNMADKLTTLKNMTFIWSEISFFSHWWESAHPNKRRTVKKLLEEGRLEITTGGWVMTDEATVHIYAMLDQLIEGHQWVRNNLGVEPKSGWSIDPFGHGSTVPYLLKASGVNGGTVIQRVHYAWKQWLAEQQMGDFIWRQTWDNQGLTDILTHNQPFDIYSIKHSCGPHPQVCLNFDFRKIAGEYTEYSLRAVPIDDENVKQKAELLLEQYGRTGSLFEHNVVMMPLGDDFRYDHDIEWDQQYRNYKRLFDYINKHKDVYNAEVQFGTPHDYFQAVKDRMKQFKVLSGDFFVYSDIFSEGRPAYWSGYFTTRPYWKILDRELEANLRSAEILYTFALNRARRLAYNSTVKVLERDYEKLSRARQNLALFQHHDAITGTSKAYVMHDYALKIFESIQEMLFVQGFAAQSLLTKPEVGSEPIVYPSSRFIVPDIDRESYEKPPRKVPLTVKKNEPRKVILFNSLAQYRQDIIKVKVTSPKVRVLDSEGKPVVFQVSPVWEKMEPTSSRDNNNNRMRSQGEPSQTTPSLKISNNKFELMFVADLAPLSLNIYTIEHNQGKNFESRAVVYCKDCKKHTEFNVKNTQPGDIQLENHDLKLLIDGRSGFLRAVTHKATGKTTQCSIQFAAYPSAQFHSGAYLFMPDPNSRETEKEILDEYPNQRIFITSGPVSSELTVIYGNLLMHSIRIYHTQGPYNQGIQIENVIDFEAPPKNRETELFMRVVSDISNGDPPEFYSDLNGFQMQRRMKVERIGIEGNYFPITTAAYIQDATRRLTLLVNHAQGASSWQPGWLEVMLDRRTLYDDSRGMGEGVVDNKRTTSKFWLLLEDAWETSEYSKPSLLSNHLSASLLYPPGLFVVEEPPGDDEMTPHRRRPTLRNNVHLVSRPLPCDVHLLTLRTVSDQTFTQFPSNSALMVLHRQGFACNVPSSLPKCSISSGNRTAFHTRTFFFDLKFESIVQTTLTGLRQISRQLSFDDVHLSPMNLLTLNVTFSP